A stretch of the Corylus avellana chromosome ca6, CavTom2PMs-1.0 genome encodes the following:
- the LOC132183942 gene encoding transportin MOS14-like → MKLGYLASLNAEFLGFSQTCIYVRAFMVLRGSSLRKAPPHPILLIDTQIVHLQEGLNYSSDTVVLFQRITVILSDLCLLYEVYRLTKDLDSRRRISIWEVYNYKIAARPERRRQFEKELTSQMEVALSILTACLSINELKEQVLEAFASWLRLKHGIPGSVLASQPLVHTALSSLNAEFISEASVNVISELIHYSARGSSGGGVVQMPLIHVIVLQVMSLKAHLKDSSKVLHLWGCRCFLFLGLYNKLLIVCILRTMLLSQ, encoded by the exons ATGAAACTTGGCTACTTGGCTTCGTTAAACGCAGAGTTCCTGGGGTTTTCACAAACCTGCATCTATGTCAGAGCTTTTATGGTTCTTCGGGGTAGCAGCCTGCGTAAAGCTCCTCCTCATCCCATCCTCCTCATCGACACCCAAATCGTTCATCTCCAAGAGGGCCTCAACTATAGCTCCGACACTGTGGTTTTGTTCCAAAGAATCACTGTGATCTTGTCTGATTTGTGCTTGTTATATGAGGTTTATAGATTGACCAAGGATTTGGATTCAAGGAGGCGAATTTCGATCTGG GAAGTATATAACTACAAGATAGCAGCTCGTCCGGAAAGGCGCCGGCAATTTGAAAAAGAGCTCACTTCTCAAATGGAGGTTGCTTTAAGTATCTTGACAGCTTGTTTGAGTATTAATGAACTCAAGGAGCAG GTTCTTGAGGCATTTGCATCTTGGCTTCGACTGAAGCATGG GATCCCTGGGTCTGTGCTTGCTTCTCAACCCTTGGTGCACACAGCTCTTTCAAGCTTGAATGCTGAGTTTATTTCGGAGGCATCTGTAAATG TCATCTCTGAATTAATACATTACTCAGCAAGAGGAAGCTCTGGTGGTGGTGTTGTACAGATGCCTTTGATTCATGTAATTGTGCTTCAAGTTATGAGTCTAAAGGCACATCTTAAAGATTCTTCAAAGGTATTGCATTTATGGGGTTGtagatgttttctttttcttggccTGTATAATAAGCTTCTAATAGTGTGTATTTTAAGAACGATGTTACTGAGTCAATAG